A genomic window from Massilia sp. METH4 includes:
- a CDS encoding arsenate reductase ArsC, whose product MNVLFLCTGNSCRSVLSEGTFNHFAPSGLKAISAGSQPAGQLHPRAVALLHRKGISTEGYFSKSWDDLPVTPDIVVTVCGSAAGETCPAYLGPVLRTHWGLDDPGHVVGSEEEIEGAFERTYEIILARLQAFLALPLEELRGDKARFKAELDRIGTLVP is encoded by the coding sequence ATGAACGTCCTGTTTCTCTGCACCGGCAACTCGTGCCGCTCCGTCCTGTCCGAAGGAACCTTCAACCATTTCGCCCCGTCCGGCCTGAAGGCGATCAGCGCGGGCAGCCAGCCGGCTGGCCAGTTGCACCCGCGCGCCGTCGCCCTCCTGCACCGCAAGGGCATCTCGACCGAGGGTTACTTCAGCAAATCGTGGGACGACTTGCCGGTAACGCCTGACATCGTCGTGACCGTGTGCGGCAGCGCGGCGGGCGAAACGTGCCCGGCCTACCTGGGCCCCGTGCTGCGCACGCATTGGGGGCTCGACGATCCGGGCCACGTCGTCGGTAGCGAGGAAGAAATCGAGGGCGCGTTCGAGCGTACCTACGAAATCATCCTGGCCCGTCTCCAGGCATTCCTGGCGCTGCCGCTGGAGGAACTGCGCGGCGACAAGGCACGCTTCAAGGCCGAGCTGGATCGCATCGGCACGCTCGTGCCCTGA
- a CDS encoding metalloregulator ArsR/SmtB family transcription factor, producing MQTKEVLAALAALAQESRLAVFRLLVQAGPAGLAASKIADKLDIAPSSLSFHLKELTHAKLLSSKQEGRFVIYSADIQTMNGLIGFLTENCCGGVPCGPDNGSCDAVSPN from the coding sequence ATGCAGACGAAGGAAGTGTTGGCGGCGCTGGCGGCCCTGGCCCAGGAAAGCCGGCTGGCCGTGTTCCGGCTCCTGGTGCAGGCCGGCCCGGCGGGACTCGCAGCCAGCAAGATCGCCGATAAGCTCGACATCGCGCCATCGTCGCTGTCCTTCCATCTGAAGGAGCTCACGCATGCGAAGCTGCTGTCTTCGAAGCAGGAAGGCCGCTTCGTGATCTATTCCGCGGATATCCAGACGATGAACGGCCTCATTGGCTTCCTCACCGAGAACTGCTGCGGAGGCGTCCCCTGCGGTCCCGATAACGGCAGTTGCGATGCCGTTTCCCCGAACTGA
- a CDS encoding metalloregulator ArsR/SmtB family transcription factor: MTTCCEIKAPASQSAVDVDDLAVMCKALGHPARVQLLKHLAEYGACYFGNLTDFLPLAPSTVSQHVTILKQSGLILGSSDEQRVCYCVNPDRLAQLKQMIGTF, from the coding sequence ATGACAACCTGTTGCGAGATCAAGGCGCCGGCGTCGCAGTCGGCGGTCGATGTGGATGACCTGGCGGTGATGTGCAAGGCACTGGGCCACCCGGCGCGGGTGCAGCTGTTGAAACACCTTGCCGAATACGGCGCATGCTACTTCGGCAACCTGACGGACTTCCTGCCGCTGGCCCCATCGACGGTATCGCAGCACGTTACCATCCTGAAGCAGTCCGGACTGATTCTTGGATCCTCCGACGAGCAGCGAGTGTGCTACTGCGTGAACCCGGATCGGCTGGCCCAGTTGAAGCAAATGATCGGAACCTTCTGA
- the arsN2 gene encoding arsenic resistance N-acetyltransferase ArsN2 has translation MEHMMTFRPATAADLPAIEALLEAAALPLEGARDHLDDFLVGEVDGVVGCVGGYERYDRLALLRSMAVTGHWRGRGIGNRLLDAIKARARGNGIDRLYLLTTTAAGFFGQRGFVIVERNTAPAALKASREFQGICPASATMMVAALTM, from the coding sequence ATGGAGCACATGATGACATTTCGTCCGGCTACCGCCGCGGACTTGCCAGCAATCGAAGCATTGCTCGAGGCAGCGGCGTTGCCGCTGGAAGGTGCCCGCGATCATCTCGACGACTTTCTAGTCGGCGAAGTCGACGGCGTTGTGGGTTGCGTGGGCGGCTACGAACGGTACGACCGTCTCGCCTTGTTGCGTTCGATGGCGGTTACGGGACATTGGCGTGGCCGGGGCATCGGCAACCGGTTGCTGGACGCGATCAAGGCCAGGGCGCGCGGTAACGGCATCGACCGGCTGTACCTGCTCACCACCACGGCTGCCGGCTTCTTCGGCCAGCGCGGCTTCGTCATCGTCGAACGGAATACCGCGCCCGCCGCCCTGAAGGCATCCCGTGAATTCCAGGGCATCTGCCCTGCGTCGGCCACGATGATGGTGGCCGCGCTGACCATGTAA